From the genome of Phycisphaerae bacterium:
TAGACGATGCCTCCGGAGGCATGGCGATAGACCACCGCGTTCAACTCGATGTCCGTGAACAGGCCGTGACTCAACAGGTTGGAGTCAACGTATGCCCGGTTGCGATCCTCAATGAATCGACCGGTCTCGTCCAAACGTGCCCACGCCTTTGCCCTGGCGGCCAGACGGTCGAGCACACTCCGGACAGCGACGGCCGCCCGTTCGACGTTGCGGCGAGCCTCCGCCTCCTCCACATTCCGGAGACCGACCATCGCCAGCCGGGCAGATACGGCGTAGGTAGAGAGCACCCCCACCACCAGCGTAATGCACAAGAGAACCAATGATCTCCAGCGCGGACTCACTGTGCCTTGTCTTCCTTCTACTTATCCCCTGCACGCATGGATGAGCCACGCGACGGGGAATTCCGGACCACGGTCTCACCAAACCCCTCCGCTGACGGAGGCCGCGAGATGCGGATGACGCCGGTGAGCGACCGGCTCCGCAACGATCATGCCGCTCCGCAATCTGCTTTTCGACAATAGCTCCAGTGGCGTTTAGCGCCGTTGGCGGATTCCTCGGTGTCTCTCTGAGCCCACGATTACACCCTGGACAGAGCGTCTTCCCCGCCGACTGAGCAGCCCGGCAACAGGACAATATCGGAACAACGAGGATCGATAGGCCGACCGCCGTTATCGGTCGCCAGCGTCCAGACAAGAGGGCCGATCCCCAAGCCACGCTTGGGATCGACCCGGCAGGTTATCGGGATGCGCCCGAACCTGATTCAGAGCAACCGGCCGCTGCCGGCTACTTGTCGAAGTTCGAATCGAACGCAATGGCCGACGGAGAGAAGTCCATCCGCCGGACAAAAGCGGCTGCCTCGGCTGCGCCGTGCTCGCGATCCATGCCGCTGTCCTCCCACTCGACCGAGAGCGGCCCGTCGTAGCCAATCTCGTTCAGCGCCCGAATGATCGCCTCGAAGTCAATCGAGCCGCGGCCCAGCGAGCGGAAATCCCAGAACCGGTCGGGATGGCCGAAGCCCAAATGCCCCCCGAACACGCCCGCCCGCGTCGGCGTCTTCGACCAGTAGACGTCCTTCATGTGCACGTGGAAGATGCGGTCGCGGAAGCGGCGGATGAACTCGACGTAGTCCACACCCTGATAGCCGAAGTGGCTCGGGTCGTAGTTGAAGCCGAAGCGCTTGTGCGCCCCGATCGCCTCCAGGGCTCGCTCGGCCGACGCAATGTCAAAAGCGATCTCGGTCGGGTGCACCTCCAGGGCGAAGTACACGTCCTCGTCCTCGAACACGTCCATGATCGGCCGCCACCGCTTGGCGAAGTCCTTGAAACCGGCCTCGATCTGCCCGGGCTGAACCGGCGGGAAAGAGTACAACAGATGCCAGATGCTGCTGCCGGTGAACCCGTTTACCACCACACGCTTGAGCAGCTTCTTCACCGCGGCCGGCGCAGCATCGAAGAACTTGCGGGCCGCCCGAGCGGTGTTCATCATCTCGGTCGCAGCCCGCTGGCGCACCGCTTCCGGCTTGCCGTCACCCCACACGTGGGCCGGCAGAACGGCCTTGTGCCGCTCGTCGATCAGGTCGCACACCCCCTGCCCGGCCAGGTGATTACTGATCGACAGACTCACCAGCCCATACTTCTCCATGTGCTTCCACTTCTTCTTGCAGTACTCCTTGTCCGCGAGGGCTTGCGGCACGTTGAAGATCTCGCCCCAGCAGGCAAGCTCCAGACCCTCGTACCCGAAGGCCTTGGCCTTCTTGCACAGGTCGTCAAACTTCAGATCCGCCCACTGCCCGGTACACAAGGTGAGTGTCCTGGCCATCGTCATGAACCTCCTTCTGTCCTCGATGAACTGTGGCGCCCTATCTCAATCCCACCGCGGCCATCGCCTCGGCGGCGCTCCTGCCATCGTGTACGACCATCTTGACCGCCCGAACCACGTCCACCACGCGTTCGTGGCCCCACACGTTCCGACCTACGGTCACCCCGCGGGCACCCGCCGCAACCACGTCGGCGAACATCGTCAGGGCCGCGGCCAGCGTGTCCGTCTTCGGCCCACCGGCGGCCACGACCGGCACGGTGCATTCGGCCACTATCTCCGCGTACGCCTTGACATCGTTGCAGTACGGAACCTTGATCACATCCGTGCCGCACTCCAACGCGCAGCGCACCGCCCAGGCGATATCCTCGGGGGCAAACGAGACCCGCGGACCATCGCGGAACACGCGCGGATAGATGTGCGTGATCACTGGAAGGTCGAAGCGGGCGGCCGCCCGAACACAATCAACCACCATCCGCAGGTGCTGGCCCTCGGTCGAACCGCGAACGAAGACCGCCACCGCAATGGCGTCCGCCCCGAGCAGGACCGCATCCTCCGGCTCGGCGAACCGCTCGCAAGCCGAATCGTCCACCCGACCAATCGTGCTCTGCAGAATCCACGGCACCCGGCCGGCATATGGCTCCCAGGCCGAGGTCGCAATACCACGGTGCATGGTGACCGCATCGGGAGCACCCTCCACGATCGCGGCCAGCGTCCGCCGGACCCGCCGCAGACCCTCCGGGATCCCTTCGCCGTAGCCGATGAAATGATCCACCGCCATCGAGCACAGCCGCCCCGAAGGGTGTGAAAACAAACGGTTCAGCCTGATCCTCTTGCCGATACCCATAATCTAACCTCTGTCGCCAGGACCCGCATCATATCGCTTCAGGAACTCCTCGACCACGGCTCGCGTAGGAATCCCCACCTGCCCGCCCGGCTGCATCGCCTTCAACGCCGCCACCGCGGAGGCAAATCGCACCCGCTCGGCACGTTCCATCCCTCGAGCAAGCGCGGAAGCATACCCACCGTGGAACACGTCGCCACAACCGGTGGTGTCAACCACTTCGACCTTGAACGCGGGCTGGTGTTGCGGTTCGCTCTCACCCTTGGCCAGGTACCAGCACCCCGCCGCTCCGCAGGTGACGATCGCCGTGTCACAGCCCGACTGCCACAACTTGCAGACCGCTGCCGCCGGATCCCGCTCGCCCGTGATCCGGGCCGCAAAATCGTGGGACACGATCGGATGGTTGACCAGGGCCAGCAACTCCGCGAAACGCGGTGAGTCGTCCCGCTCGAGATCGGCCACGACCGGAATCCCGTACACCCGGGCGAGCTTCGCCCCGCGAATCGAGCCGGCGATGCCGACATGATCGGTGAACAACACCCGAGCCGAACGAATCACGTCCTCCGCCGGACCGGAAGCGTCCGCACCAACAACACCGGTGTTGTCGAAGAAGATGTTCCGCGTACCCGTGCTTTCATCCACCAGGATTATCGAATGATACGGCCGGGCGGCGGCGCGATGAACCACGTAACGGGTGTCGACACCCGCCCGCTGCAGTCGTTCGATCACAAAACGTGAGAGATCATCGTCCCCCAGAGCCGCGGCATACGCGCAGCTCGAGCCCATTCGCGCCGCGGCAACCATGGCCGTCGCGGTCAGACCACCACACTGCCGATCGCGCCGGCTGACCGCCATCTTGGCATCGGCCGGCGGATAGTACGGAAGGTAGAGAAGATCATCGACCGCGGCACATCCCAGGCCGAGCACATCGATTGCCATGTGGATCCGTTCTCCCTCACCCCTCCAGACCCGCCCGCGCGGGCGGGAGAATGCCGAGCAACGCCCCCTCGACGGTTTCGACCGATCACTGCCCCCGCACGCCCGACGACGACTCCGGCCGAGCCGCGCCGTCACCGGCCGATCAAGCTCGCTCCACCATGCCCAACAGCGTCTGAGGTGTCTGGTACAGGATCGCCCGGGCTACGTCAACGGCCTCGACCGAAGTGTACTGACCCCGCTCCACCATCCGGGCCAGGGTCCGAGCCAAAAGCTTGCGCACCAGCCAAGCCTTACCGTACGCCCACTCCACGCAGTAGGCATCGGAGAAGAAACCGATCTGCCTGTTGACCGGCAGCATCTCGAGACGCTCGGCCATGACCTGCCGGATCGTGTCCGGGAAGAAGTTGTGCCACCAATAGCCGCACAGACTCAGGTTGGGCAACCCGCGGGCCAGCGTGCACATCGATTGATTCGCATGCCGGTTTGACAAGAAGCACTGAAAATGCAGCTTCGGATGACGGCTGATCATCTCGCCCACCTGGGCGATCGTCCGCTGCGATAACCGGCTGCCGGTCTCGAAGGGGAGCGGCTCGGCCCCGAAGCTGAACTGGAATACGATGCGTTTACCGCACCGCTCCAGGCGATTCAGGAAGGCCTCGTTGATGTAGGACGCGTAGACGTCGCGTTCGGCCGCACCGGCCTGACCGCGAACGGCGAGGGCTTGCACCATCTCGGCATCACTGACCGGCCGGTAGTCGATATCGGTCGAGAGATGGGTGGCGGTGGAGAGAACGCGGTCGTACGGAATCGCGGCCATGTAGTGATCCAGGGCCGCGTGAGCATCATCCAGCGTCCGAACGGTCCGTTCGGGCAGGAGTCGCGATCCGCCCCCGATTGGCGCCGGGGTCTCCGGCGTCCTGCCCCAGCATCGTTCCAGTTCCCACAAGGCGGTGTCAAACTCGCCCCACTGGCAGCGGGTGAAGAAGCCCCACTCCAGGGCGTACTGGAGACGGCTGTCATCCTGGCCCTCTCCGCGCCGAGCCAGTTCGGTGCACGATCGCTGGATGTGGGCGCGATCCAGAATGCCGTGGTGCCAGGCCCGATCATGGGCCCGCTCGCGAATCAGGGCATCAACCTGCCGCCAGTTGTCGGCGGTGACCGGCTCGCGCCATCGGTACAGGTCCGCCAGGATGGTCCGCATCAGCCAATAGCAACTCGTGTTGCGGATCT
Proteins encoded in this window:
- a CDS encoding aldolase, which produces MGIGKRIRLNRLFSHPSGRLCSMAVDHFIGYGEGIPEGLRRVRRTLAAIVEGAPDAVTMHRGIATSAWEPYAGRVPWILQSTIGRVDDSACERFAEPEDAVLLGADAIAVAVFVRGSTEGQHLRMVVDCVRAAARFDLPVITHIYPRVFRDGPRVSFAPEDIAWAVRCALECGTDVIKVPYCNDVKAYAEIVAECTVPVVAAGGPKTDTLAAALTMFADVVAAGARGVTVGRNVWGHERVVDVVRAVKMVVHDGRSAAEAMAAVGLR
- a CDS encoding sugar phosphate isomerase/epimerase, whose amino-acid sequence is MARTLTLCTGQWADLKFDDLCKKAKAFGYEGLELACWGEIFNVPQALADKEYCKKKWKHMEKYGLVSLSISNHLAGQGVCDLIDERHKAVLPAHVWGDGKPEAVRQRAATEMMNTARAARKFFDAAPAAVKKLLKRVVVNGFTGSSIWHLLYSFPPVQPGQIEAGFKDFAKRWRPIMDVFEDEDVYFALEVHPTEIAFDIASAERALEAIGAHKRFGFNYDPSHFGYQGVDYVEFIRRFRDRIFHVHMKDVYWSKTPTRAGVFGGHLGFGHPDRFWDFRSLGRGSIDFEAIIRALNEIGYDGPLSVEWEDSGMDREHGAAEAAAFVRRMDFSPSAIAFDSNFDK